AAGGTAGACTACAGGTAGCGAGGATTCGAAGAGTCGTAActtttatgtacaatatatactaattttactttttcctGGTACTTCATCCTTCATGTTACatcttattttcttaattttgctTCAGAGAAAATTTCATTTCAGTACATATAGAGTACGGTCCACGGTTCATACAGtactctaaattattaaagcaaATAGGTCGCAAATGCGTTAtgactattttatttaaaaagtattcttCGACAGatgcttttctttctttaaaggTAATTGCTCGTTAGAAGTTAAAACTTATAACTTTATAGTTAGATGACATTTCATGTACAATTACCTTaccaatttctttattttttttctcttgaatTTCTTTTCTACTAGATATTAAGACTCTTTTAAAGATCGCAAGATGTGACTTTCACCGGATGTATATCGCTGTGATCATTACATATTTAAGCAAATTGTTCATGAGTGCGTAGTCAGTACTGGAAGATAACGCGACTTTGTCCgctcctttttaaaaaattagaagctATTTCTTCGTATTGTGTACACACAGgaggaaaatatttaatgagcCATTGGTCAGTCACCCGACGGTGCTATACGTTTCAAGGTACTTCTAGAATTTTCTAGTCTGCACGCAAATTTTCTACAACATACATCAAGCTGTGGTTggagaacattttttcaagaGTATATGTTTCTTATACGTTGACAAAAGTATTCCtatgttttaatgttttggCTAGTACATAAACAGTAGCAAAGGAAGATAAGAAATTATGGGGAGTAAACGTACGATCAATCGCACGGTAGAACTTATGCTCACCATGTTCGGTGTCTGGCCAGGTATACCATGTGTACAGCTCTACAGAGTGTTTTGGATAATTACGTTAGCAATTAATCAATACTTTCACTACTTGTATTTTGCAACGCATTTTCATTTTGATAATCTTTTCGACTTGATGGATTGTCTGAGTAGTTTCTTGGCGCATGTAAAACTGACCTTCAAGCTCGTTATTTTTTCACTAAAACAGCGGTAAGcgataattaatcaattaaacaatcaaaacttttaaacaaaagaaaaaggaaaaataatgtCGTGAGAATACAGCTGCAACTGTCTCGAGATATTCAATCGTTTGTAGAAAATTTGTCGAAATTTTGACAATGACAAAGGAAGACTGGGATGATTGCGGTAACAGTGACGTTGCATTACGCGAAACGGCaagcaaaacaaaattatcgaGCCGTATTTGCAATGCGTTAATTATTCTTCATACAATCGCCGCGGTTGCATACGTCATTGGCATTCTCCTGGCCGATGCCGACGTCACCGATCGAACGGCTGAATTGCCCCTCATGATGAAAATGGAATATCCCTTCGTTATAGACACGCTACGCAAGTACAGACTGGTATTAGCTACGCAGTTCGTTTTCGTGATGGTGTGCAGTTGGGGAGCTGGTTTATTCAACGGTCTGTTTTTAACTCTGGTAACCTGCACCTAAATAAGCAAGTGTCATaagcaaaatataattgttgtaTAATGCTACtacatattgttaaattattttactataaatatttagtataaattcaaaaatagtaGAATATCAATTTCATAAAGTTTTAATGCGCTCTtgtgcattttattaattcattattcataataatattaatattttttaaaagtaaaataaataattgttatcatATAGtgacagaatttttatttgtagactCTACACGTGGGCAgtcaaataaacattttgctGCGCTGGTTGACGGAAGTTGGATCTATagacattgaaaaaaaacgtgACTCATTCGTCACTGTCATGACGGAAATCATTCGGaaacatcaaaaaattattaatctttcaGAAAACAtagaaaatctttattcatACATTGCTTTGTTGCAATTCACATCGAATACCGTGATGATTTGCTCATTAGGATTTCTTATTGTAACCGtgagttaaattattaaaatttaaaattaaaaaatgtaactttaatatcaaatacattaatatcaatttcttatatattgatttatattacgtatctcaattaatttgtcatagttatataaatataaaccaCATTTATAAGATTCTATACGTAAATATGTTTGTTTTCATTTTGTACTAACACTATAGGCAATCGGTAGTCCTGATGCCACTGAACAAATAGTAAgatctcttttattttacgcTGTGACAAATATCGAAGCGTTTATATTTTGCTTTGCTGGAGAATATCTGAGCAATAAGGTTAGAGATAGAAGATTGTTATGATAGTAATAAAGAAAACCTATAGATAGTTTTGCGTTTCTGATATTAAAACTGATATATCATAGAAGAAAatactatagattttttttatttccacttTCATAGAGCAAAGCGATTGGAAATGCAGCGTACAATTCAACTTGGTACAATATGAGAGCTAAAGATAACcgtattttgttatttataattttaagatcaCAGAGACAATTAAAGTTTACAGCAGGCAAAATGGCAGATCTTTCCTTAGAGTATTTCACAAATGTAAGATAtgtaatagttaaaaaaaccATGTCTtaactcaattttttataaggacgtgatcatttatttttttctgttattagtaataataatattattatcatttaagATAGATTTCTTatcatatagatttttttatacaaattatgttataataatgcgttggcattttttattatcactaGTAAATGTTAAATTGTTATAGATTATGAAGGCTTCTGGATCGTATTTATCGGTGCTACTGGCAATGAAATAAATGccatagtatttattttaaaatttcttaataatcataaagtaataaagtaaGTTATTATATCGTATATAGagtttgattttcttaaaaagaatatttaaggcaaagtatatataatatg
This genomic stretch from Monomorium pharaonis isolate MP-MQ-018 chromosome 4, ASM1337386v2, whole genome shotgun sequence harbors:
- the LOC105830108 gene encoding odorant receptor 4, with protein sequence MGSKRTINRTVELMLTMFGVWPGIPCVQLYRVFWIITLAINQYFHYLYFATHFHFDNLFDLMDCLSSFLAHVKLTFKLVIFSLKQRKFVEILTMTKEDWDDCGNSDVALRETASKTKLSSRICNALIILHTIAAVAYVIGILLADADVTDRTAELPLMMKMEYPFVIDTLRKYRLVLATQFVFVMVCSWGAGLFNGLFLTLTLHVGSQINILLRWLTEVGSIDIEKKRDSFVTVMTEIIRKHQKIINLSENIENLYSYIALLQFTSNTVMICSLGFLIVTAIGSPDATEQIVRSLLFYAVTNIEAFIFCFAGEYLSNKSKAIGNAAYNSTWYNMRAKDNRILLFIILRSQRQLKFTAGKMADLSLEYFTNIMKASGSYLSVLLAMK